From Daphnia magna isolate NIES linkage group LG2, ASM2063170v1.1, whole genome shotgun sequence:
AATGATCCCCAAAGTTTTGTTCTTTATCACACAACACGAGATACGTAAGtaacatacaaaaaaacagtGACGAGTGTTGCCTTTGGATGAGAGTGGCAACTAGCTAAATAATTTTAGCTTCTtcgtttttcaatttcattcttttaaaaGTATCGAAACATTtgcaagcaaaagaaaaaatgttgggAGATCTGAGTGCAGTAAAGGGCCTTCTGAAGATTGCACCAATCAAGACGGATAACAATATCTTTCGTTGCCACTACAAGTTAACGGTAATTATTCTAGCTGCCTCGACCGTTTTGATCTCCCTTAAGCAGTACGTTGGAGACCCAATCGACTGCATCATCAATGCCGAAAAAAGTCCCATTCCTGGCGATGTTCTTGACAAGTACTGCTGGATTCATTCAACCCATACGTTGCCGAACGGGCCAGGTACGGAAGGACCTATTCCTGGTCTTGGCACTCCAAAAGAGGACGACGAATTGGTATACCATAAATATTACCAATGGGTTGcattcttcctcctcttccagtCCATCACTTTCTATCTACCTCATTTCGCTTGGAAGTTTTGGGAAGGCGGACGGATGAAAGCCCTTGTCGAAGATTTGCATTTCTCCGTCGTTCAAACAGACGTTCAGAAAAACGCGAAACGCAATCTGGTCGACTACTTGTTCGCAAATGTGCACCAGCATCACCTATACGCAATCGGTTTTTTCGTCTGTGAATTGCTGAACACCATCAACATTATCGTCCAAATATTTATGGTAGACGTGTTTCTCGGCGGCGAATTCACCGAGTATGGCGCAAATGTAGTGTCTCAATCTGCCATGGATCCTGAAGACCGTTCGGACCCTATGTCCTACGTAAATGCGCAATCGTTCTCTTGTGGTGTTACAAACgcaattaaaataattttctctttttttaggTATTTCCTAAATTAACAAAGTGCCTGTTCAAGATGTATGGTCCATCCGGCACTATACAACAATATGACGCTTTGTGTATCTTGCCAGTCAATATTCTGAACGAaaagattttcatttttctctggTTTTGGTACATCATCTTGGCCATTTTGACTGGCATAGCTTTTATCTTTAGAGTTGTCACTCTGGTTGTACCAAAGGTTCGATTCTTTTTGTTAAAGAGGAAAGCTGGCCGCAGTTTGGATTCCAGTCAGGTGGAAACAGTCTTCGGTCGTTGTCATATTGGAGACTGGTTTGTCCTGATGCTCGTTAGCAGTAACATCACTCAGGGGATGTTCCAAGAAGTTTTGCAAGACCTTGCGCAAAAGTTTCGAGGAAAAGaggtttaattcaaaaacaatgaGCGGGAGTTTACACTCGTGATCATAGATGTCATTGagttttttttgccaatccCAAAGCTGAATGTCAATTGCTTGAAAATAATAACGCAACCCCCACAGAATaaagcatttttaaagtgat
This genomic window contains:
- the LOC116917969 gene encoding innexin inx2, which translates into the protein MLGDLSAVKGLLKIAPIKTDNNIFRCHYKLTVIILAASTVLISLKQYVGDPIDCIINAEKSPIPGDVLDKYCWIHSTHTLPNGPGTEGPIPGLGTPKEDDELVYHKYYQWVAFFLLFQSITFYLPHFAWKFWEGGRMKALVEDLHFSVVQTDVQKNAKRNLVDYLFANVHQHHLYAIGFFVCELLNTINIIVQIFMVDVFLGGEFTEYGANVVSQSAMDPEDRSDPMSYVFPKLTKCLFKMYGPSGTIQQYDALCILPVNILNEKIFIFLWFWYIILAILTGIAFIFRVVTLVVPKVRFFLLKRKAGRSLDSSQVETVFGRCHIGDWFVLMLVSSNITQGMFQEVLQDLAQKFRGKEV